One segment of Papaver somniferum cultivar HN1 unplaced genomic scaffold, ASM357369v1 unplaced-scaffold_137, whole genome shotgun sequence DNA contains the following:
- the LOC113334549 gene encoding uncharacterized protein LOC113334549, producing the protein MKGEGIKFTLRSWNLKHTCNGNVKGENRCENPTFVADWYMERLETLGNKNNIPDPESLANEFNKTMKVNIKYHTSWRSRNIVLHNLYGSYKEQYKKILAFCEMVKEKMSGSVASFSYGRTYNTFLSMTLCFKPAIEGFLAGCRKIIELDACHSYGKYGGVLMVATCLDGQNGLVPLGIMVCRNETIENWKIFLKDLKAILGEDFHFTIISYKQKGLDEACDKYFCLDEHRLCFRHLTKNFNKYFKSYSLHTHFWNAAKCYKKRHYQQHMDKLFAEDDKAALYLLDQKPECWSRSHFSNDSKCEHINNNFSESFNNMAKPFRDKAIITVGQIYANLVMGLFFKSRNECEKWQDGQIVRKAMKLITKMQDLTHLFELTGAVRGKVYEVKSVHDAVFVVDLPKKTCSSLQCYCDPVYSVEYYKKTYALEFEPLSAEIDRNILVEFIDPPVIIRKTGRPRKKRIPFYDEAGSVKKMRKCKKCGVYGHYAVTCGGGEVGKNPKENKPRTCVDGSTPSTYVPKPSKRKYNRKKPVVSASAGASITAKDGMKNNNSSKTCVSESSKQGAAKSVQGSKRKASSQPAFNQNNKHVGSVNNKVTFTVANPKGKKKKPKKYMKI; encoded by the exons ATGAAGGGTGAAGGAATTAAATTTACTCTGAGAAGTTGGAATCTGAAGCACACATGCAATGGAAATGTTAAAGGGGAGAACAGATGTGAAAATCCAACATTTGTAGCTGATTGGTACATGGAAAGGTTGGAGACTCTTGGAAACAAAAACAACATCCCTGATCCTGAGTCATTGGCAAATgagttcaacaaaacaatgaaggtTAACATTAAGTACCATACATCCTGGAGATCAAGAAATATTGTGTTGCATAATCTTTATGGCAGCTATAAGGAGCAGTACAAGAAAATTCTTGCATtttgtgaaatggtgaag GAAAAAATGTCTGGAAGTGTAGCTAGTTTCTCATATGGAAGAACATACAACACATTCTTGTCAATGACACTCTGCTTCAAGCCTGCTATAGAAGGATTCTTGGCTGGATGTAGGAAAATCATTGAATTGGATGCTTGCCATTCGTATGGGAAGTATGGTGGCGTGTTAATGGTTGCAACATGTCTAGATGGTCAGAATGGTTTAGTTCCTCTTGGTATAATGGTGTGTAGGAATGAAACCATTGAGAATTGGAAGATATTTCTCAAAGACTTGAAAGCTATACTAGGTGAAGACTTTCATTTCACCATTATATCATACAAGCAGAAGGGATTAGATGAAGCTTGTGACAAATACTTCTGCTTGGATGAGCACAGATTATGTTTCAG ACATTTGACGAAGAATTTCAATAAGTATTTCAAGTCATACAGCTTACACACTCATTTCTGGAATGCTGCCAAATGTTACAAGAAGAGACACTATCAG CAACACATGGATAAATTGTTTGCTGAGGATGATAAAGCTGCACTGTATCTCTTAGATCAAAAACCTGAATGCTGGTCTAGGTCTcatttctcaaatgatagcaagTGTGAGCACATTAACAATAATTTCTCAGAATCTTTCAACAACATGGCCAAGCCCTTCAGGGATAAGGCTATCATTACAGTTGGACAAATATATGCTAACCTGGTGATGGGTCTTTTCTTCAAGAGTAGGAATGAATGTGAAAAGTGGCAGGATGGTCAGATAGTGCGAAAGGCAATGAAGTTGATTACAAAGATGCAGGACTTAACTCATCTATTTGAGTTAACTGGAGCTGTAAGGGGAAAGGTGTATGAGGTCAAGAGTGTTCATGATGCTGTGTTTGTTGTGGATCTTCCCAAAAAGACATGTAGTTCTTTGCAGTG CTACTGTGACCCTGTGTACAGTGTGGAATATTACAAAAAGACATATGCTCTAGAGTTTGAACCACTGTCAGCTGAAATTGACCGG AATATACTGGTAGAGTTCATTGATCCTCCTGTTATCATAAGGAAAACTGGAAGGCCAAGGAAGAAGAGGATTCCTTTTTATGATGAAGCTGGAAgtgtgaagaaaatgagaaagtgtAAGAAGTGTGGAGTTTATGGTCACTATGCAGTAACTTGTGGTGGTGGAGAGGTTGGAAAGAATCCAAAGGAAAACAAGCCTAGAACTTGTGTTGATGGCTCAACACCATCTACTTATGTCCCTAAACCATCAAAAAGAAAGTACAACAGAAAGAAACCAGTTGTTAGTGCTTCTGCAGGTGCATCTATTACTGCTAAGGATGGAATGAAGAACAACAACAGTTCCAAAACATGTGTTAGTGAATCTTCTAAACAAGGTGCTGCAAAATCAGTCCAAGGGAGTAAGAGAAAGGCTTCTTCTCAACCTGCTTTCAATCAGAATAACAAACATGTTGGATCTGTCAACAACAAAGTCACATTCACAGTTGCAAATccaaagggaaagaagaagaaaccaaagaagtaCATGAAAATCTGA